The Chionomys nivalis chromosome 20, mChiNiv1.1, whole genome shotgun sequence genome includes a region encoding these proteins:
- the Med26 gene encoding mediator of RNA polymerase II transcription subunit 26 codes for MTAAPASPQQMRDRLLQAIDSQSNIRNMVAVLEVISSLERYPITKEALEETRLGKLINDVRKKTKNEELAKRAKRLLRSWQKLIEPVHQNEVALRALAGAAGSANGGAHNCRPEVGVASTPKSIHDLKNRNDIQRLPGQRLDRLGSRKRRGDQRDLGHPGPPYKVSKSSPDPLVPNASPLPTNGISGSPESLPSPLDGSGHMGSDGSRLEPSENEKHSTKIPVNAVRPRPSSPGLGKPPVPCLQTKTAQLQHLDRADEPPGPPHPRGASRCSFSPRNSRHEGSFARQRSSYTTKGPMSSPSSRPQPLDTIQVPSPLPLAQPSTPPVRRMELLSSAESPVHWPEQPEGHPRLTGPSCRVGLSPDSSKADSDAASSGGSDSKKKKRYRPRDYTVNLDGQVPEAGVKPVRLKERKLTFDPMTRQIKPLTQKEPVRADSPVPTEQPPRTELDQQEAKASLQSPFEQTNWKELSRNEIIQSYLSRQSSLLSSSGAQTPGAHHFMAEYLKQEESSRRGARQPHVLLPLPVPTDLPGLTREVTQDDLDRIQAQQWPGVNGCEDTQGNWYDWTQCISLDPHGDDGRLNILPYVCLD; via the exons ATCCGGAACATGGTTGCAGTATTGGAAGTGATCTCCAGTCTGGAGAGATACCCCATCACCAAAGAGGCACTGGAG GAGACACGACTAGGGAAGCTCATCAATGATGTCCGCAAGAAAACTAAGAACGAGGAGCTGGCCAAGCGGGCCAAGAGGCTTCTGCGGAGCTGGCAGAAACTCATTGAGCCCGTGCACCAGAATGAGGTGGCACTACGGGCACTGGCAGGAGCTGCAGGCTCTGCCAACGGGGGCGCACACAACTGCCGGCCAGAAGTGGGAGTGGCCAGCACACCCAAGAGCATCCATGACCTGAAGAATCGCAACGACATCCAGAGGCTCCCTGGGCAGCGACTAGACAGACTGGGTAGCCGTAAGCGCAGGGGGGACCAGCGTGATCTGGGCCACCCGGGGCCACCCTACAAAGTTTCCAAATCTAGTCCTGACCCACTAGTCCCCAATGCATCCCCTCTCCCCACTAACGGGATCAGTGGGAGCCCAGAGAGCTTACCCAGCCCTCTGGATGGTAGTGGGCACATGGGCTCTGATGGCAGCCGCCTGGAGCCCAGCGAGAACGAGAAGCACAGCACCAAGATCCCTGTGAACGCCGTGCGGCCACGCCCCAGCTCCCCTGGCCTGGGCAAGCCCCCCGTGCCCTGCCTGCAGACCAAGACTGCGCAGTTGCAGCATCTGGACAGGGCGGATGAGCCGCCAGGCCCTCCCCATCCCAGGGGGGCCTCTCGCTGCTCCTTCAGCCCCCGGAACTCACGGCATGAAGGCTCCTTTGCCCGGCAGCGGAGCTCGTACACAACGAAAGGCCCCATGTCCAGCCCCTCCTCACGCCCCCAACCACTGGACACCATACAGGTGCCGTCCCCACTCCCACTGGCCCAGCCATCCACGCCCCCTGTGCGGCGGATGGAGCTCCTGTCCAGCGCTGAGAGCCCTGTACACTGGCCAGAGCAGCCCGAGGGCCACCCGCGGCTGACAGGGCCATCCTGCAGGGTTGGGTTGTCGCCAGACTCTTCCAAGGCGGACAGTGATGCTGCCTCCTCGGGTGGCTCggacagcaaaaagaaaaagaggtacCGACCTCGAGACTACACGGTGAACTTAGATGGGCAGGTGCCTGAGGCAGGCGTCAAACCTGTGCGGTTAAAAGAGCGAAAGCTCACCTTTGACCCCATGACGAGACAGATCAAACCTCTGACCCAGAAAGAGCCGGTGCGGGCTGACAGCCCCGTACCCACAGAGCAGCCACCTAGGACAGAACTGGACCAGCAGGAGGCCAAAGCCAGTCTCCAGAGTCCTTTTGAGCAGACGAACTGGAAGGAGCTGTCGCGCAACGAGATCATCCAGTCCTACTTGAGCCGCCAGAGCAGCTTGTTGTCATCGTCTGGTGCGCAGACCCCAGGCGCACACCACTTTATGGCAGAGTacctgaagcaggaggagagcAGTCGGCGAGGAGCCCGCCAGCCTCATGTGCTGCTGCCGCTGCCCGTGCCCACTGACCTCCCCGGGCTCACTCGGGAGGTCACACAGGACGATCTGGACAGAATCCAGGCCCAACAGTGGCCAGGGGTGAACGGGTGTGAGGACACACAGGGTAATTGGTATGACTGGACGCAGTGCATATCGCTCGACCCACATGGCGACGATGGGCGCTTGAACATTCTGCCTTATGTCTGCTTGGACTGA